tacaaaaattgagttttgttttgtttactttacaACTTGGATATTGGATATGGACACTAATAAaactggtaaaaaaaaaactaatcatTAATAGGTGGCAAATAATGCAGCGCTACAAAATGTAtacaattttcatgtaattacttaaaattatatctacaagAGATTGAAAGTATAAAGTATTTAATACAAGAAATTGGTCAACTATTCACTTTAACATAAGTAActaagtaaattttattatttactaccgATTAATACTCTTAAGCAAAAACACTTAATTATTCCATgtaaatacctatattataattactCTACAATGGCTTTAGGAGTTATTTCTGTCGGCGAAGACAGAAAACTAAAGAACGAAGACAACCAGCCGCTCATCCAGTACAAAATCAGGGCCCAGAATATAAATCTCGTAATAATATCCACGAACCACattctgaaaataataataatttactttagcacttaaacaaacaaaaatatttgaaaataatatctcagcattccatggattcactgtgcaaatgccgggtccatcgtgtggtagagagaatATCCCGAGCAGAGTCCGGGACTTGTGACCAACGGGACTAAACTTAGGGCAcccttttttcatttaattaatttatatttaatcaaataacAGATTAAGATGCAgtgattaaatttaaatcaatgTGAACATGTAGAAAACAATAACAACTTTATGGAAATGAACCAATAAAGTAATGGAAtgcaaacaaaaagaaaaattaaaatatataaacacacAAGAAAGAAGTAGAAAGATGGCTTGGTATTAGTCAACATTCCAAATACAGAATAGCAGAGTACTAAGAATACATACATTTTCATGTGACGTCTGGCAGCAGGCAGAGTATCGTCATACTCTTTCAAAATGAATACTCGAGCAGCTCTAATGCAAtcttcaaaatattttgaaatgtcTAAACCTGCAAATAGATTGATAAAGCTGATCAACGAAATGTCTTAAATTAATCTCCGTGCATGTTATTCTTGTACAACACACACAATTTTCAAGTAATATGATTGATAAGATGATTGGAAACCCATTTCATCCAAATTTTGGATACAAGTAAAAAGAAATTGGATCAAAGGAATTGGTTTTCATTGTTGCGATGCTCTTCCCAAAAGTTTCTGACATTTCTAGATCTTTTGTTTTCAACCTATTCTTCTATAATATCTTTTTCTcttaattaatacttaattaatacaaaaaggATCTTCTGTTTTGTATTGTACAAAACCAATGTTGTATACTACTTCTAATTTATCAACATAACCTGTCttttgaaaagttgtaggtatTGTAAGCTAAGCCTAATTGTATGACTTTTGAATTCCAAATGagtattcaatttaaatttccttgttggtacagttttttttttattctttacaagttagcccttgactacaatcacacctgatggtaagtgatgatggagtccaagatggaagcgggctaacttgttaggaggaggatgaaaatccacacccctttcggtttctacacgacatcgtaccggaacgctaaatcgcttggcggtaggtctttgtcggtagggtggtagccacggtcgaagcctcccaccagccagacctggaccaattaagaaaacctcaatcggcccagccggggatcgaacccaggacctccgtcttgtaaatccaccgcgcataccactgcgccaaggaggccataaaaaaaacagtttgaataaaaaaaaaaacagaattggCTAACCAAGTCACATAGGCCTAACcacagcctggagttgggaagctggTGGCATCACACCCGGTTCCTCGGAGGTGACATCATATCATTAACATCCGATAGTGGCCGTTAATTTGAAACTATCGTCTTGATTCCGCCAACCCGCTTTAGAGCAACGTGGTAGCTCCATATCCCTTTAACTAAAATGAATGAAGATTGTTTTCTAAAGTCACACAAATTCTTACCAATAGCGTCAACTTTGTAATCCCGCCGTTCTCTAGGGTTCAGGTAATTGCGATACGTTTGAGCGATATCAGATTTGAAGTCCCACTGGTTATTTGTATAGTATTCAAATACTTCGAAACCTTTGCTAATACGACGGTGAACACGCATCAAACTGCAAAAGAGGAAAAGTACATTACATTTTTGCAAAAATtgggagtttttttttattattttagcattCTATTCAGACTTCTTTTTGTATTAAGATTCCATAGCTTTAGAATTGTCTAATTAGACATTGTAAAATATCTACAATCAGATAAAAACATAATTGGTGGCACTTACACAGGTTTATATCCGAGACAGAACAGTAGTGTATCGACGAAGATAGCAGGAAGCCAATGGAAGAACAGCGCGCAGATGTTGTGGTATAGCCGAGAGTGTTTCATAGAACCACCTGGATACCTGGATTGACAagttgttttaaaaacttgataatattaaaatagtttaagtAACGATTTCTTAAAGATATTCCAGTGACGAAGCATTTAGGCAGTCTTGTCAGATTGGTGACGACTTACAATAAAATGCGGCGCATTTCGGtacaatttttaaagttatcttgaaaactAGTAACTCATGAATTTACAATACTGAGTTTTAACTCTTCTTGTTTATTAACTCACCACGCAACACCGTTCAATGGTACTCTATTCATAATTATCTCCCTTCCAGCCTCAATCATCTCCGACCAAGTCACCTTGATTTCTGCAGACGATGTGAAATTTACCACATTATGTTGTGTGtctctgaaaataaaaaaaaagttcatatTCAAACAATGTTCTAATGATAAATATATGGTTTTCTAAATCGGAATAtctgttccggtacgatgtggtgtagaaaccgaaaggggtagtaaaggattttcattctcttcctaacaagttagttagttatggTGAGAATTGAGATTTATTACCCCAACAACCTCACAATAGTAGATTGCGCATTTTCGTAATAAATAATGTGATAATAGGAGAGTGAGGTTTGATAAAAAACTGGTGCACATCTAAAGCTTGACAGCTCTGTGTGGCGTGTTTTATTCTGTGTCTGCCCAAACCACCATATAGTTACCCATTTTTAAGGTAATGCCAAGCAACAATCATGATGCCGTTGATGAAAACATCCACAGGCAAGTAGTCAGCATAACTGTTTCCTTTGCAGTACATCGTTCTTATAACCCCTTTGCCAGCACCTGAAATTTAGACGCAGTAGTCAAAGACTAAACGAATAATGTACGTAGACATACCTATTACAATTCACACAAAACACAACTACACCCCAGATCCCAAAAGTCCCAAATTTTCGTTACGATCCTGACGACGATATAaaaacaaccgacaatgcttccttGGCTAAGCTAACACAGGTACAGGGCGTTTTCGCCGACGAAGCGAGGTCTCCGATGTCTAACGTAGCTTTTTGAACGATACGGGGTCGCCCGGATTGATACACTCAGACCAAAACAACCTTCCAAAACGTATCTCTAAGCCGTGGCCTGAGTCTCAGACGACCTGACTGGAGAcgtccttagagagtcgttccgtccacCTCTTCTGCTTCttccttcgggtctcatcaggcgatgcttctacgTTCGTCCAAACCCCCGGGTGATGCCGCTGaagtcccattaaggagcctacggtacTTATGCAATCATTATTTTGAACccacatttggctcactgtCACTGCTGAGCGGatcaacgcggattggcagacttcagaattaagaaaattctcaggtagatTCTTGAAATACACATGATTGAAAAGAGGTGGAAAACGCCCTCCTGAATCTTAAGCAGAGGTTATATCACGGTTTACACAATCAGAATAAAAAAACGAAACACAAATTCATACTTTAAAAACATGCTTACCAATAAGAAGACCAGTGGGACCGTTTATATTATCTGTCCATCCAGGTACTGGTTCTTGCCAAATGGGAATTACTGTAACAAAATGGGTACACGTTATTTGTTATTGGGTTCTTATGTGTGTCTTCTACCTTTTACCATTACCATACCATAAATAGTAACTTACCAATAGAAGGACGTAGAATTACTGCTGGTATATGCTCCATAGCTTCAACGGCTAACGCTTCCCCTAAGGCTTTTGTGAATGCATAAGAGTTAGGCAATTTGCTCAGTAATCTgaaaaaatcaattgaaaaatggATGATAGTTAATTATCACTtttgcttaattttaaatttagaatattaatttcgtattagCAACATcatgtaatttgtaatttatcgTTTAACTCACTTTGGGGTTATAGTGGCAATTGTATCATCATCCATCCATTCCATAGCATCTATGATCTTATGTGGATCAGCTGGTGGGGGATAAGGCCTTTCTTCCAGAAGTTTCTCGTGTAAGTGACAGTACGCTGTTGAAATGTGGATGAAAAGCTGAAAGAAATACCTATATTTGAAAGAGtcacattacatacatttttggtTCAAATTTGACAATCAATCATTCATATATATATCCCATAATCGGTTCAgtgttgagcaagagtctcctcttagaatgagaggggttaggctaaccaCTACGCTAACCAATGCAGGTAGGccgatttcacacacgtagagaattaagaaaattctcaggtatgcaggtttccttacgatgtttttcttttaccgtttgagacacgtgatatttaattatttttaatgcatgtAACTTAAAGATCACTATTAAATAATGACCgggacggcttaacgtgctctctaagGCAAGGGGGGTGAAAGCAAAAAAATCTCAGTTCGGAGTTGGGATGTTTGTGGCGTACAAACTTGAAAGCTCAGAACTTTaactgaaattttcttaaaagaaagaaaagccgAGCCACGATTCGAACCCAAGGCCTCGTGAATGTGACGCCacgtaggctaaccactggaccaacgaggcaattatttttagcttttaagTATTTTAGATACCTAGCTACTTCtataagttaaataaatgaattgagaCTGACCTTgagatttttacatttttttgctaTTTCCAGAATAAGTTTTGTACCCCGAACATTTAGTAAGACcgctttttttaattcttcgtCAAATctgaaacaatattattttatgaaaaccaaaaatactttatttttattcaataacaacTCCTTAACTGTGCTCtcatcattataaatataaaaaatctcaggtatttTCTGCCTTTCCTTTTCCTTTGTCTTTGATGATGAGACAAAACGTTAGTTTGCTTTTTAGAGTAGGTAAAGCATCTTTGaagtcagtaatttttttttcttaaatgttttttttttttttagtatgtcCTAGCTTAGTGACCGTAAAcgccacagtatgggcaatttcgttcacttatttcagttattttgattttaacaaataactactaaaccaattttcgtaaaaattaaatgggactaatttggaagtatactcactcaaacaaacaaaaaaatttcaaaattggtttataaatgtcgaagttatgaggtaacaaacattaaaaaacacgcgtcgaattgagaacctcctctttttttttgaaattggctaaaaattaattttgattttgaaacttTTAGCAGAttcagaggtgattacaaaaataagaaaactaatgtcgatcAAAGGTTattacaacatttgtcaggacaacttaattaacaaatcaaactgtaaccaaaataagaccctagaatggcagagaatgaccttgaatgaagtcacgcacttgtgaacgttgtgtgtaagGTTAAAGGTacttttgactgttaacaaatactccccttttccactcaagtcactctccccgcctatcccaagtaacccataaagaattacacaacaagaggtgtggacggctcgaacgccacgagcatactgtcCGTACctcaagtcgttgcaacgcggcgataacaatactGACCTGACTGTAGCTGCAGCGTGTATAATCATGTCCACTTCATCGTAGATCATCTGTCTGTTAGCTTCGCTGATGGCCAAGTCTGGGGCACTCATGTCTCCATCTATGATCTGCATCTTTTCCAATAAAGGCGCGATACTACCTCGGAGTGTACGGAGTTTCTCGAATAACTGGAATTAAAATCGACCGCTTAAAGTATGAACAATGAGAAGTATCACTtctaacccatattcggctcactgctgagctccagtctcctctcagaaacctgcataccagagaattaagaaaattctctggtatgcaggtttcctctaagacacgtgatacagatttaatttcttaaaatgcacataactaaaaagttggagatacATGCAATGAAgaggactggattcaaacccacaccctccgaatcgaaggcagcggtcaaatccactgggctgtcacggcttttTATTGCTTTAGGCATGACTAATCCAGACGGTGTCAACGCCCTTTCAAAACATGtttgcaaaattttaataattatgttatgtgTTTGTTGTATGTTATTTAACATTTCTACATACATTaaatgcaaaaaattaaaagtctTGGGAAGTTAAACAAATTGCAGAGATTAATCTTTCGAAACTAACAAAGTGGCTGAGAAAATTCGAAATTAATTTGCCTCAATAAAACGAAAGTCTCTCAAGTCTTAATAGGCACGACATACATGATTTCAACAGTTTTAtaacatacaatttttttttatgttttgaaaattaaaatgtacctTTCTACCGAGTAAAtctgaattttaatttattttggaaaGGAATGCGGACATATACGACCGTTTAATAATCTGATGTTAAGAAACTAATCCTTACTAAATGTtgattcatcattagcaactctTGAGAGAATAGAATAagataaataattgttaagtatttctttttatttaggtagttacaaaaacaaaataacgtaCCTACCTGCCAAATTACCCAGTACATATaacatatgtatgtatatattatgtaggtataccaaactatacatacctattaattatattctaaaTATCACGCTAATCTAAAAATCGCTATTCTAAAAATTGCTCGTTGTAGGTACACAGCCTTACACATTGCTGGGCTGCACAGGCATGATGCAACTCTTCGTTTGACTTAACCATATCTACTGTGACTTAACTCATGACGACATTTTACTTGTACCTATCGCTTGTGTTCACGTGAATCAGTGATATTTATCTAGAATGTACCTAAATGTTGAAAGCGTTTGGTTTTTAAATCTTGACTTGCGACTAAGGTTGCCAGGCCAGAAAATGCAAAGGCCGGACTTCGCACTATATAAGGCCGGACATTTTGCCCTAAAAGCCGGACATGCTTTTTTATTGCCAAACTTATTGTTTTTACAGCTGGGCTgttgaaaaaagtatttataagtGATGTAAAGTGACGATGAGATCGAAGATGGAGTGTGCCAGATATATGCACAttcgatatttattaaaagatggacataatattattataataaaaaaactatatttataataaaaaaactcgtttacgaatttgaaatgtttattaagttaGCGAGAATCGCCACTCTGACAAAAAACTTGACAAAAGCCGGACAGGCCGAACATGTACATATTTGGCCGGACGCGACCGCAAAAAGCCGGACACCTGGCAAGCCTACTTGCGACCTGTGCTGGTATTTGAACGGGTGCGGGGTATAATGTGTTTTTTAACCCCAGCTAAGGGTggtttcaaagtcaaagtcaaatatCATTTAATTACCAATTAAATACCGATGTGATAAATAAGACTTTCTAAATTTGCAATCTTTGTCAACCGTTCGggtcactgagctcgagtctcctctcagaatgagagggattagaccaaatagtccaccacccaaaGCCaatttaccgtttgagacacatgctaTTTACGAGTAATTACATACACAGCTCAccattgagcacgagtctcctctcagtatgcgGATtgtaatgcggattggcaaactaaATGTTGCTTAATTCGACTTTAATAACTAAACTTTACTAAACAAAGGGTTTATCTCTTTCCTAGTTGTATCGCTTGAGCAATATCAGAAAGGCAGTCAGGCAGGTAAAAGGCATTGGCTGACACCTACCTAGCAACAAATAATTGACCCAATTCATCAGTAGGTACAATACTCCAAACAATACATTctccaaatatttattttaccaaaGAATTTAAAAGGAGGTTGGTGAAAGTAGGCGTTATCACaagtaacatttttacaatttagcctGTAATTGATATCTTgttaacagtggcgtgcataaggttgtcgatcagggtatgcactagtaataaaatcaagcaaactggaaaaaagtatgtaataagcactaagaagacaactcttagggtatgcagtactttaatgcatgtatgaagtgcacgccattgcaTGTTAACGTCATCAACTTCTTCATTCAACGTAAACGTTTGAatcccggggcatgcactttcaacttttcagttatgtgcatggTAAAGGTATATATGTGCATGGTAAGGatatacatcgtgaggaaacctacattcatgagaattttctgaattctctgtgtatgtaattactcgtaaatagcatgtgtctcaaacggtaaattGGCtttgggtggtggactatttggtctaatccctctcattctgagaggagactcgagctcagtgaccCGAACGGTTGACAAAGATTGCAAATTTAGAAAGTCTTATTTATCACATCGGTATTTAATTGGTAATTAAATGatatttgactttgactttgaaaccACCCTTAGCTGGGGTTAAAAAACACATTATACCCCGCACCCGTTCAAATACCAGCACAGGTCGCAAGTAGGCTTGCCAGGTGTCCGGCTTTTTGCGGTCGCGTCCGGCCAAATATGTACATGTTCGGCCTGTCCGGCTTTTGTCAAGTTTTTTGTCAGAGTGGCGATTCTCGCtaacttaataaacatttcaaattcgtaaacgagtttttttattataaatatagtttttttattataataatattatgtccatcttttaataaatatcgaaTGTGCATATATCTGGCACACTCCATCTTCGATCTCATCGTCACTTTACATCacttataaatacttttttcaacAGCCCAGCTGTAAAAACAATAAGTTTGGCAATAAAAAAGCATGTCCGGCTTTTAGGGCAAAATGTCCGGCCTTATATAGTGCGAAGTCCGGCCTTTGCATTTTCTGGCCTGGCAACCTTAGTCGCAAGTCAAGATTTAAAAACCAAACGCTTTCAACATTTAGGTACATTCTAGATAAATATCACTGATTCACGTGAACACAAGCGATAGGTACAAGTAAAATGTCGTCATGAGTTAAGTCACAGTAGATATGGTTAAGTCAAACGAAGAGTTGCATCATGCCTGTGCAGCCCAGCAATGTGTAAGGCTGTGTACCTACAACGAGCAATTTTTAGAATAGCGATTTTTAGATTAGCGTGATAtttagaatataattaataggtatgtatagtttggtatacctacataatatatacatacatatgttATATGTACTGGGTAATTTGGCAGGTAGGtacgttattttgtttttgtaactacctaaataaaaagaaatgatgatgaaatgactACAATTTAACCTTTAATGAAgtataaaacacattttattttcgttGTCGAGTTTTAAACCGTTTAAAATGGTTTAAAACTGcagaattttatttgaaatcggTTTATTTACATCTATAGTtgcgtccctacaaaatcaccgcaaaaagtgatccgaatagcctaggctacaaaactgagcacacacatgcacaattttgtttttaattccattatttatttatgtatatatagtttttacacttcctgaacacacaacttgacattgtagacaatatttaggtattaggtatttgttattatttataaagtttgttaaccacaactaacattgagatgtggaaatttcctcttttgaacgCCTTATTTTTCATAACCTAGTAAAACACATTTAACAGTATTAAACATCATTGACTGCATATAATAATTGcttgattattatttacctatttctAGCAGATGCctcgaggtttcacccgcgtagttcccgttcccggaatat
Above is a window of Bicyclus anynana chromosome 8, ilBicAnyn1.1, whole genome shotgun sequence DNA encoding:
- the LOC112058630 gene encoding fatty acyl-CoA reductase 1, yielding MSSEGYTSSELESMPDRIAETFSGMNLLITGGTGFMGKVLVEKLLRKVPDIGKIMILVRPKKGKTPKQRLEEMLNDALFEKLRTLRGSIAPLLEKMQIIDGDMSAPDLAISEANRQMIYDEVDMIIHAAATVRFDEELKKAVLLNVRGTKLILEIAKKCKNLKLFIHISTAYCHLHEKLLEERPYPPPADPHKIIDAMEWMDDDTIATITPKLLSKLPNSYAFTKALGEALAVEAMEHIPAVILRPSIVIPIWQEPVPGWTDNINGPTGLLIGAGKGVIRTMYCKGNSYADYLPVDVFINGIMIVAWHYLKNGDTQHNVVNFTSSAEIKVTWSEMIEAGREIIMNRVPLNGVAWYPGGSMKHSRLYHNICALFFHWLPAIFVDTLLFCLGYKPVLMRVHRRISKGFEVFEYYTNNQWDFKSDIAQTYRNYLNPRERRDYKVDAIGLDISKYFEDCIRAARVFILKEYDDTLPAARRHMKIMWFVDIITRFIFWALILYWMSGWLSSFFSFLSSPTEITPKAIVE